Below is a window of Anabas testudineus chromosome 10, fAnaTes1.2, whole genome shotgun sequence DNA.
GCGACACACTCAATGAGGAGCTCTTCCACAAGCTGACCGGTGGCCATGAAGCTCTCTAAGACTTAAGCACACAAGCAAAAAAAGTGGATCCTTCACAGTCTACATCAGATCGCCTGAGTAGTGGATAATCATGTGGAATAGTATTTTATGTtgcataaatatgttttaactCACTTAGATAGTCCATCCAAGTAATTTTTCAGCCTTGGTATCATACACAACCTCATAAGCTGCATCAGTGGATGGAGGACTTAATTTGATCACACATTTCAAGAGTCCAGTGATGTCTCCTCGTGATGTGTCCTCATTCCGACTTCACTTTCTTCAAGATAAAGTGATGCCTGGCTTAACTGCTGGACATCTGTACCAGGATCAGAAAGACTGATGATCAAactcacaaaatgtaaaattaacagCTGAATCAGTCAGCATTTGATTCTCTTAATCACCATTAGTTTTTAGACTAAACCATGCTTCATCCTGAGCTACAGTGTTGTTTTCACCTAGAGTTTTGTTAAGAAACTGAAATGGTGCATTACTGGCACAGTAGCCAGATTATTATTACAGCCAGTAATCAAAAACAATGAGAGTATTAATTTCGTGCCAACATGAGATGTTTACCACATAAACCCAcgaataaacaaacatttattcatttaaaaacagcaattCACATTTCATTCTCTGTTGTCTTCACTCCTTATGGTGGTGACATATGGTGGcagtttctgttgtttcttacaCAGGAAGCTTCAAAACAATTATCTCCCCTCAcaatgtgtttgaatgtgtgtccATATCTCACAAGAAGCTGTGAGATGGCAGTCCGTTAACTAAACCACAATGTCTGCATCCTCTGCTTTCCCAAAGGCTGTCATGTGACTAACCACACATGCAGCATGTCCTCATAGGTTCATTTATATAAAGAGCTGACTGGTTGTTGCCAGacgtcagtgtgtttgtttgtaaccAGGTTATGTATTTAACAACTGCTTGGTGAAATTGTCTTTGCAGGTTGTGCTGTTGTATATTTAGCATTAACAAAGAAATAGAGGAAAACAAAGCCTCAAcagtttataaataaatagGGACATTACAGTCAGCACTGACTGGTTTAACTGCCATCTAAAAATAAAGGGTGCTTCCCTGAAGTCATTTTGATTCTTTCAgtaatgaacagaaacagaaataaaaggtTGAGTCCCATTTAGATGGATTTCTGTCTGGATTCTCATACTGCTGACCAAAACTGCCTAACACCTTTTACTAAAGGAACTAAGATAAGCATCAGCCAAACATGGGATGTTAATACAGTCAGGTGAGTCATTCTATGACCAGTTGCAGATCGGTATCTACTTCTGCTACTGAAGAGGCAGTGCACAccctgaaacacagaacaaccGTGAACAAGTAAACATTTGTCCTCAGTCCAACACAAACTGAATAAATTCATGAGACAGTTTTTGCTTACTTGTAGGTCTCAGTCTTAAGGCTCGGCTGAAGTATTTAGGGCGAAGTTTTCCCTCTGCATCACCTGCTGTCAGCAACACACCATTTTCTGACCAGAAGAATTCAATACCATCTGTGTAGTCAGAAAACATGTAAGACAAACTCTTGCCATAACAAAGAGGATGAACTGAGCTTACTGGGTGGCAGTTATTAGTAGATAAGCTTACCAGCAAGAGCTTTGGGGACATCAATAAATACGGCAAGGTCACAGTCTTTTCTCATTCCTGGTGAGAAAAATCAATGATGTTGTAGAAAAGTTTTATCTAAATGTTTATGTGACATCCCTTTGTCAGCCAAACAAAACCTACCGCTGATGACACCATCCTCCCCAGGCAGGCCTGAAGCCAGGTGGATATGTGTCCTTTTCATGCGGCTCAGGCCATGCTGCTGAATGGAGCTCCAGTGACGGAGGTAGGAACCATGAACAGCCTCGGCAGGGCAGTCAGGAGAACCCGTCAGAACTGGTTTCAGATCCAAATCCATTACCTGACAACAATGTGGAAGCAGCATAAACACAAAGCTGAGTTTACAATGGAGGTATAATTATATATGTACTGCTTTATTAGTTGTAATAATCCTTCATATATGTCTCATATTTAACATGTCAGCCtttgaacaataaaaaacaaaaaaacaaaatcaagctTGAGTTGGTGCTTTTTGTACTTTGAGCTAGCACTCATTACACTTATTTAGACAAGaaaattttttgtttttttcccctttaaatTTAGTGTCAGAGGACTAGCAGtaaatttattaattaaaaaaaacaatttaattcatttttgaaggttgtttttattatatttatttgtacttgGTTGAACTCCTACATACATTTTATGTATCTGAATACAACTCTATTTGGCTTTAGATCTCTATGTGCAACTTTGGAGATGGTGCATAAATAAgaagcaacttttttttttaaatctagaTTTAATTATAGAATATTATCATGTTAGTTGGTCAACAAGAAAGGAAACATTTATATCTTCTGAAAATATAGTATGAATATGATGAATACAGATCTACCCCTGGGAGTAACACATCCTGTTGTGTTGGTTTGCTGATGAAATTATGCATCCTCTTTTCAGAGTTTGTTTGTTCCTTACTGTGAATACAGGTACACCATGTAAAATGTATACCTGCACAGTATGTCCCTGATTGGCTCTAATCTGCAGGCGTCCATCCTTTGGGTGGGAACGGAGCTTAAAGCGTTGCTTGTCATTTGTGGCCACAACTCTCTCAACATCTTCCAGTGAGTATGAGCGGAACTGTGGGTGAGCCAGGAGTTCTTCCACAAACAGGAACCCATCTAGAGTGGAGGGTTTAGAGCTGTTACAGCTATGGTCACATTtccaaaagtgttttttctctgAGACTCACCTCTAAAATTGAGTCAGAATCTGTCACAGCAGGGAAACTTTACACCAAATTAACTAGACCAAATTGGGAGCTGCTCACCTGTACCCATCAGAAGCCCCATTTTGTTGGCTCCATGGCGAAGAGCATAAGACATGGATTTAGACAGGTGGACATCTCTGCCCTGCTAGAGGAGAAAGAATCACTCATGACAGGCATATACAGGTTTGTTCATCTTTCTTTGTGCAGACCCAGCTCCAGTTATGGCTATGGTTTATAAATAGCACCCACATTTTCCCTTGACAAACAGTCTATACTGTCTTCATGGATAACCAATCACAGGCTTGTCATGGGAAATCACAAATCACTCACTCTGAACAGTTTAAGATATGGAGTAATATCACAATTTATAGTTATAATTTCCCACCTCTTCACCATgatttcctctccttcctctcctccctttccCTCCACGGTTTCTGTCCATTTCCATACAGGGAGCTCAGTCATTCAGATCATGCTTTGAAGCTGATATGCTGCCATAAAGAGGACTTTTAATTCAGCGACACTCAACACTGAGTTACTGTCTGTAAACAAACCTGCAGATCATGCTAGCtcccacttcctgtctgttgtcAGTGTCCGCTTGTAGGTGGCACTGTTTCGGCTGGAGAAGAACCGAGAACCACAGAGGAAAAGCTGCATTTTGTCCTGGAAGAAAACATCACtcagacagcagctgcaggtaaGCGGATATTCATCATGCTCACGGAAATATTCAATCCTGCTTAGAACTGGCGCTGACAATTTGACGGTAACTTACAGGTCATGTCGATATATCCAACCAGAAAGCTGCGGTTACTGCAGCTCCCAGTGCTGCATTTGTACACAGAGGCTGAGCTAACCTGGCTAACTACTGTTAGCATAGCTGAGTTGAAACTACCTGTTTCCTGCCCGTTGTTGTTGACGGACACCTTGGACTTTTTGAACATGTCATGTTGCCTTAAACATTTGCTCATCCGCTCCGTGCCCTTGGCTGACATGTTTATATGTATCtttagctaacgctagctaacaTGTTAGTAAACTAAGTCGTGTTTGCAGCGTAGTGATGAACACGGGCAGGTCACCATGGAAACGTTAAAGGATGTGAAAACTCAACCGTCAATAAACGATTAAAGTGtcaataatgataattattaaaataaatattgacaCTAAGCCTGTTTCATAAAGTCTTATTTTGTCTAGTTGATATTATTCTTGGGTGCTCCTTACCTAAGAGGTCGCTTAGCTAACGTCAACTACTTGTCTACTAGTAGCTACTAGTTTAGGTGAAGTTTAGCGCTTTATTTAGAGTAAGGTGACTCAAAACcaaaaacctaaaacaaaaaaacgtttACTACTTTACCCATAGCTCTGAAGTTCaagtaaagtgaagtgaagttgtTGATTTAAGTTCAAAGTTGAGACACTTGTAACTCTGACCTATTCATATCCAATCCCTAACTAAGGCTCTGACAGCTCAAGGAACTGAAACCTGCAAAAGAAAATTGTTAGATAATAACACAGACTAATACAAACTAAACACGTACTGTATCCTCTGCTCCTCGTTTGAGAGTCGGAACAAATCATTAATGacagtacaataaaatacaatattgatttatagaaaaaaatatgacTTGACAAACATTGtacattgtttgtttcttgttttatcTTCAGAACTCTGCAAATATAAGTAAACTGACTTTTATGGACATTTCTCCAAAGGAGACGACTGATTATTAAATTTGTGCAAGCCATTATTTACCAAAGAAGAGAATACAAAGAAATACTTTGTTCAAAGCCATAGAGCTGTTGGTAATAATGTATTTCAGTGTTCAATTCTTCCTTTGTTTGTATCTGCTTCCTTTCATTTTTatcctctctgctcctcaggTGATGGAGTTCCCTCAGCATTcccagcagctgctgtcagctcTGCGTTCCCAGCGCCAGCGAGGCTTCCTCTGCGATTGCACCGTCCTGGTGGGCTCATCCCATTTTCTTGCTCATCGGGCTGTTTTGGCCTCCTGCTCGCCTTTCTTCCATATGTTCTACTCAGATTCTCCAGCGGGCAATGGCGGCAACAGTGCCAACAGCTCTGTTACACTTGACAGTGACATTGTTACAGCTGCTGCATTTAGCTTGCTGTTGGATTTTGTTTATGAAGgtgtgctgcagctggaggagtCTCCTCCAGTGGAGGACATATTGGCAGCGGCAAGCTTTCTGCACATGAACGAGGTGGTACGAGTGTGCAAGAGGAGGCTGCAGAGACGAGGGCCCCTGGCTGAGGCAGACAGCACTCGTTCAGAAGAGAGCAGTACTGTGAGGAAGAGAACAGAGACAGGAAGGGAGGGTGAGGGTGTTGGTCGAGTTGAGCCTGTGGTGCCCATGGCAGGAGATCACTTGAATAGTGTTGCTATGGCAGCACCACTCTCATCAGTGTCCATACTGGTAGAGAGGAGTCAGCTGGAGTCTGTTAAGTCTGAGCAAAGGACTGGTGGAGGGTCATCAGAAGAACGAATACAGACTCCAC
It encodes the following:
- the trpt1 gene encoding tRNA 2'-phosphotransferase 1 isoform X2; protein product: MGQNAAFPLWFSVLLQPKQCHLQADTDNRQEVGASMICRNRGGKGRRGRRGNHGEEGRDVHLSKSMSYALRHGANKMGLLMGTDGFLFVEELLAHPQFRSYSLEDVERVVATNDKQRFKLRSHPKDGRLQIRANQGHTVQVMDLDLKPVLTGSPDCPAEAVHGSYLRHWSSIQQHGLSRMKRTHIHLASGLPGEDGVISGMRKDCDLAVFIDVPKALADGIEFFWSENGVLLTAGDAEGKLRPKYFSRALRLRPTSKQKLSHEFIQFVLD
- the trpt1 gene encoding tRNA 2'-phosphotransferase 1 isoform X3 codes for the protein MGQNAAFPLWFSVLLQPKQCHLQADTDNRQEVGASMICRNRGGKGRRGRRGNHGEEQGRDVHLSKSMSYALRHGANKMGLLMGTDGFLFVEELLAHPQFRSYSLEDVERVVATNDKQRFKLRSHPKDGRLQIRANQGHTVQVMDLDLKPVLTGSPDCPAEAVHGSYLRHWSSIQQHGLSRMKRTHIHLASGLPGEDGVISGMRKDCDLAVFIDVPKALADGIEFFWSENGVLLTAGDAEGKLRPKYFSRALRLRPTRCALPLQ
- the trpt1 gene encoding tRNA 2'-phosphotransferase 1 isoform X1, which gives rise to MGQNAAFPLWFSVLLQPKQCHLQADTDNRQEVGASMICRNRGGKGRRGRRGNHGEEQGRDVHLSKSMSYALRHGANKMGLLMGTDGFLFVEELLAHPQFRSYSLEDVERVVATNDKQRFKLRSHPKDGRLQIRANQGHTVQVMDLDLKPVLTGSPDCPAEAVHGSYLRHWSSIQQHGLSRMKRTHIHLASGLPGEDGVISGMRKDCDLAVFIDVPKALADGIEFFWSENGVLLTAGDAEGKLRPKYFSRALRLRPTSKQKLSHEFIQFVLD
- the trpt1 gene encoding tRNA 2'-phosphotransferase 1 isoform X4; amino-acid sequence: MEMDRNRGGKGRRGRRGNHGEEGRDVHLSKSMSYALRHGANKMGLLMGTDGFLFVEELLAHPQFRSYSLEDVERVVATNDKQRFKLRSHPKDGRLQIRANQGHTVQVMDLDLKPVLTGSPDCPAEAVHGSYLRHWSSIQQHGLSRMKRTHIHLASGLPGEDGVISGMRKDCDLAVFIDVPKALADGIEFFWSENGVLLTAGDAEGKLRPKYFSRALRLRPTSKQKLSHEFIQFVLD